TAATTTCTTAGAATATTAACTCTTCAAAACAGATCAGTGATGTACATACTGTAAATATGTTGGAGACAATCCACTCATCATGTATTTTGAGCTTGTACCATGTCAACTGTTTTGCTGGGCTTCCTCTACTTTCTTCCTCAAAAGGGATATTACTTGGGCTGGCTCAGAAGCTCCAAACACTGAACTTCCAGCGACAATACAGTTTGCTCCGGCTGCAGCTGCTACGTCAATAGTTGAAGGCCCTAAACCGCCGTCAACCTGCAAAAATAAAGCAGCTTTTCAATTAGTTGTCACTTAAAAATTCCTCATTATAACAGGATTCTATTAGCTATGCTGAACAAATAGACAacaaaatatgcaaataacCATGagacaatttttgaaaaaagaaatctcCAATAAATCCCAGAAGACGATCAGTTATAATGACTTGCCAGCAGAAAGTTACAAATAGCAAACAAGAGATTGACTCACCTCTATATCAAGTGTTGGGTACTTCTTTCTCAGCACACGGACCTAGACAAGAAAAGTAGAGAATTAGTCATGGGAATGAACGAGAAATGCCAGTCACAGAAGAGCTAAAACTCTATCAAAACCTTCTCCATCGTCTCTGGCATGAACTTTTGTCCACCAAATCCAGGTTCGACAGTCATTACAAGGACCATTTCCACAGGGTTTTCACCTTCAATCTGTGGATTAAGGGAAAAACTATCATCTTATCAATTTAGAATTCACCAAAAAAGTATTTACTAATACTCAATTATACACAGAATACCAGAAACCTTAAGCCATTTCGATAAGATTGAATATCCCCATGATTTAGCTTACTATACACAATACAAAACCTAGCTGAGAACATGAGAATCAGAGGAAGGCATACCAGGGGATAAACTTCTTCAATAGGCGTCCCAGGCTTTAATGACACCCCAGGCCTCATGCCCTTAGACTTAATTTGTTGGACTAGTTCTTGCCAATTTTCTGCAAGCACCATGAGACTCCTtagtcaaaaaagaaaaagaaatcaacgaataaaataagtaaaactaaataaagcaaaaacaacatGTCAGACATCATAACCCACCTTTGGATACCTCAACATGAAATGTAAAACCAGAAGCACCAGCTTTTCCCAAAGGCTCAACATAATCAAGAGGATTTGTGACCATGAGGTGGCAATCAAGATAGGCCCTGTAAGAGATGAAAATCAAAACTTCATTTAGCTATAGTGGTAAACTTGCGCCCAAGAAAATTTGatgtccaaaaaatttaagcGAAGGCAAAAAAGGTGTTACGTTGTGTGCTTTCTCAAACTCTGAATGACTGGAGCACCAATGGTTAGATTTGGCACAAAGTGCCTGCAGAAGAGTGGAAAACAATAATGTTAAGCAATTCACAAGTTACCAATGGGAAATAACTAGATAACATGCATTTATAGATGATATAAGACATTTCTTGTGTCTTATCCACAAGTATCCAATCATCATTAGCAACAAAGGCCAGTAAATGAGCATAATATGGACTTGAGAACCATCCAAGTTACACACTAATAATTCTGAATTCAGGCCAGACAGTTCCTTCGTTGTTGAGCAAGGTCAAGTGCCTATCTAAATTTCATACTGTTTATTGCCAatttattaccaaaaaaaaaagggcctaaTCTCATAAtgttttccaaaataaaaatccGAATGTCTTGACCCGTGATCCCACctcatgttacatttttaagaGAGTTATCCCATCTAACAATCTTCCCTCTTCTTCAGAATATAATACCCTATAGATCACAGGATATAGAGAACCCACATTCTCTCTACTATATAAAACATAGCCCTCACATCATTCACAATCACAAATACCAAAATTAGACAATTGCATAGGAGAGGTATCAACATGACTGACCACAACCGGGCAGTAAAATACGATTACACGTAAAATACCACAAACAAACTTCCTTAAATACAAAAGTACATGCCTTGAAACCAATAATTGTACCAAAATTTAACACGCAAAAACACACAATTAAGTAAACGTTTGAACAAAAATTca
This window of the Corylus avellana chromosome ca5, CavTom2PMs-1.0 genome carries:
- the LOC132181082 gene encoding ribulose-phosphate 3-epimerase, cytoplasmic isoform-like produces the protein MGVSAKIAPSMLSSDFANLASEAHRMLSCGADWLHMDIMDGHFVPNLTIGAPVIQSLRKHTTAYLDCHLMVTNPLDYVEPLGKAGASGFTFHVEVSKENWQELVQQIKSKGMRPGVSLKPGTPIEEVYPLIEGENPVEMVLVMTVEPGFGGQKFMPETMEKVRVLRKKYPTLDIEVDGGLGPSTIDVAAAAGANCIVAGSSVFGASEPAQVISLLRKKVEEAQQNS